A portion of the Salvelinus fontinalis isolate EN_2023a chromosome 32, ASM2944872v1, whole genome shotgun sequence genome contains these proteins:
- the LOC129831467 gene encoding uncharacterized protein LOC129831467 has protein sequence MQREVAFLGHQLGGEGISTMPDKVEAVRGWPVPGGKKEVKSFLGLASYYRRFVKGFAGIAAPLNQLLKEDTVFQWTEEHQRAFEALKRALMEAPVLASPDPNRPFILDTDASNEGLGAVLAQRGPDGEHVVAYYSRTFDKAEKRYCVTRRELLAVVAAVRHFKYYLGGLPFVVRTDHSALQWLLSFKEPEGQIARWLEELQPYDFQVEHRAGLRHSNADALSRRPCAEDGCGYCAKRVERERELCREEGVTATVSQLSVTECRELEAVDVGEWRRRQEEDAELRPVLRWVEERRRPPWGEVAPLSPVTKGLWAKFTVLRVAEGVLQRGWKKPATGEITWQVVVPKRLQGSVLQQLHGGVGAGHFGVSKTLKRMRKGFYWARHRRDVEDFCRQCDECAAKKGPPGQSHALLQQFPVGEPMERLGVDIVGPFPTTDSGNRWILTAMDYFTKWPEAYALPDQEAGTIADALVGGIISRFGVPQSIHSDQGRNFESRVFSELCRRLGAEKTRTTPLHPQSDGLVERFNRTLAQQLAIVTSKHQRDWDTHLPFILMACRSAVQESTACSPALLMLGRELRTPAELTFGHPPDNDDGVLPGPNYVCRLQNRLEAAHTFAREQLENAGVRQKRHYDSRARGRHFGAGECVWLHNPTRKKGRCPKLDSAWVGPCLVIERVGEVTYWVEVPPRSRKVVVHRDRLAPYRGRKTVGNGSEGSDVSPREQSNEETLAQPEPGEGAASSEGAGNDIGAEERSGGPPLRVTGRPKRLMRPPGRFKDFVV, from the coding sequence catcagcacgatgccagacaaagtagaggctgtgagggggtggccagttccagggggaaaaaaagaggttaagagcttcctgggactggcatcctactatcgtaggtttgtgaaggggtttgcggggatagcggctcctttgaaccagctactcaaggaggacactgtttttcagtggaccgaagagcaccagcgggcgtttgaggccctcaaacgggccctgatggaggcccctgtcctggcctcaccagacccgaaccgtccgttcatcctggacaccgacgcaagcaatgaggggttgggggctgtgctggctcagcggggtcctgatggggaacacgtagtagcttattacagcaggacttttgataaggctgaaaaacgctactgcgtgacaaggagagagcttttggctgtcgtggcagcagtacgccatttcaagtactacctggggggcctgccgtttgtggtccggacggatcactccgccctgcagtggcttctctccttcaaagagccagagggtcagattgcccgctggctggaggagctacaaccctacgacttccaggtggagcacagagccggccttcgccacagcaatgcagacgccttgtcccgccgcccgtgtgctgaggatggctgtgggtactgcgccaaacgggtggagcgagagagagaactgtgcagggaggagggagtcaccgccacggtgagtcagctgagtgtgacagagtgccgggagcttgaggctgtggacgttggggagtggaggcgtcgccaggaggaggacgcagagctgcgtcctgtgctgcggtgggtggaagagagaagacgaccgccgtggggggaagtagcccctctatcaccagtcaccaaaggactgtgggctaaattcacagtccttagagtggctgagggagtgctccagagggggtggaaaaagccagcgactggagaaattacgtggcaggtagtggtgcccaaaaggctgcaggggagcgtgttacagcagcttcatgggggagtaggcgcagggcattttggggtctccaaaacgttaaagcgcatgcgtaaaggcttctattgggcaaggcacaggagggatgttgaggacttttgtaggcagtgcgacgagtgtgctgctaaaaaaggacctccaggtcagtcacacgccctcctacaacaattcccagtaggggagcccatggagagactgggggtagaCATAGTAGGGCCGTTTCCAACCACAGACAGCGGTAACAGGTGGATTCTAACCGCCATGGACTACTTCACCAAGTGGCCGGAGGCTTACGCTCTCCCAGACCAGGAGGCGGGGACAATAGCTGATGCGTTGGTGGGGGGAATAATCAGTCGGTTTGGGGTGCCACAGTCTATTCACAGCGACCAGGGAAGAAACTTCGAGTCACGGGTGTTCTCAGAGTTGTGTAGACGGTTGGGCGCGGAGAAGACGCGCACTACTCCGCTTCACCCGCAGAGCGATGGGTTGGTGGAAAGATTTAACAGAACATTagcacagcagctggccatcgttacctcaaaacaccagagagattgggACACCCACTTACCGTTTATTCTTATGGCGTGTAGGTCGGCTGTTCAAGAATCGACTGCGTGCTCCCCAGCACTACTAATGTTAGGTCGTGAGTTGCGCACCCCAGCCGAACTAACGTTTGGCCACCCTCCTGATAATGACGACGGGGTTTTGCCTGGCCCGAactatgtgtgtcgtctgcagaacCGGTTAGAAGCGGCTCACACCTTCGCAAGAGAGCAACTCGAAAACGCAGGGGTGCGCCAAAAGCGTCACTACGACTCGCGCGCTAGGGGGAGGCACTTTGGAGCGGGAGAATGTGTGTGGCTTCACAACCCCACGCGCAAGAAGGGGCGGTGCCCAAAGCTGGACAGTGCATGGGTGGGGCCGTGtctggtgatagagagagtgggggaggtgacGTACTGGGTGGAGGTTCCCCCACGGAGCAGGAAGGTGGTGGTCCACCGGGATCGATTGGCAccctacagagggaggaaaaCGGTAGGGAATGGGAGTGAGGGCTCTGATGTGAGCCCACGGGAACAGTCTAACGAGGAGACTCTAGCACAACCTGAGCCTGGGGAGGGGGCTGCTTCTTCGGAGGGCGCTGGAAATGACATTGGGGCAGAGGAGCGTTCTGGGGGGCCACCGCTGAGAGTCACGGGGAGGCCCAAGAGACTGATGCGACCTCCGGGTCGTTTTAAGGATTTTGTTGTGTAA